Proteins from one Ipomoea triloba cultivar NCNSP0323 chromosome 1, ASM357664v1 genomic window:
- the LOC115996077 gene encoding uncharacterized protein LOC115996077, which translates to MNIGRPVKTDTTTSLVSIGKFARVCVELDLSRPLLSKFTLEGEIVPIEYEGIQMVCFKCGMYGHKKDQCGSQNLNEEGKGAEAQTDQEQNDITQTKGKEQPKYQYTKPVRDFSKNFGEWMLVAKKERKGYRRDGARAPNTGNRNHVQPQAAGAGGPQFQSRYAALEDLDNNGNELQLEDRTTTPMIQNVQQSLPNIRTNQDQYRQRRQSENLHQTEMQTYTKGRAVGGVQLNTGGRGNARNRGGRRAQPRRAAAESEHTVDAASNEFRRTLKKFCRDHTPDVVCLIEPKVLGSHANSICKKLGFDEWVRVEAVGFSGGIWILWKASLKIEIINTHPQFINLQVQEGLLSQWTFTVVYGSPNKSLRRRLFADLSSDNMRTQQCWLICGDFNAVTSREEVSNPGCFNNTRSVDFVEWIFREGLVDLGFEGPKFTWRRGENTSHYKAARLDRAFGNEDWKLSFPNTKIEHLPIINSDHAPLLITTNPIVTFDGNRKF; encoded by the exons ATGAACATAGGTCGGCCGGTAAAAACGGACACTACAACTAGTCTGGTTTCAATTGGAAAGTTTGCAAGGGTCTGTGTCGAATTAGACCTTTCAAGGCCTTTACTGTCCAAGTTCACATTAGAAGGCGAAATAGTTCCTATCGAGTACGAAGGAATTCAGATGGTATGCTTCAAATGCGGCATGTATGGCCATAAGAAAGATCAATGCGGGAGTCAAAACCTAAACGAAGAAGGTAAAGGGGCGGAGGCACAAACAGACCAAGAGCAGAATGATATAACCCAAACAAAAGGCAAAGAACAGCCCAAGTATCAATATACAAAGCCGGTAAGGGACTTTAGTAAGAACTTCGGGGAGTGGATGCTAGTCGCcaagaaggaaagaaagggaTATCGCAGGGACGGAGCTCGTGCTCCGAACACGGGCAACAGAAACCATGTTCAACCACAGGCTGCTGGGGCAGGAGGTCCTCAATTTCAATCTCGGTATGCTGCATTAGAAGATCTGGATAACAATGGAAATGAGCTCCAACTGGAAGACAGGACCACCACACCAATGATCCAGAATGTGCAACAGTCACTCCCGAATATTCGTACCAATCAAGATCAGTACCGGCAGAGAAGGCAAAGCGAGAATCTCCACCAAACAGAGATGCAGACGTACACGAAAGGAAGGGCAGTCGGTGGAGTCCAATTAAACACCGGGGGCAGAGGAAATGCCAGGAATAGAGGCGGAAGAAGGGCTCAACCAAGAAGGGCTGCAGCAGAATCCGAACACACAGTG GATGCTGCCTCTAATGAGTTCCGGCGCACCCTGAAGAAATTTTGTCGGGATCATACACCCGACGTTGTTTGTTTGATTGAGCCAAAAGTATTAGGCTCACACGCTAACTCTATATGTAAAAAGTTGGGTTTTGATGAATGGGTCCGAGTAGAAGCTGTAGGGTTTTCTGGGGGAATTTGGATACTCTGGAAGGCCTCATTAAAAATAGAAATCATAAATACTCACCCACAATTTATTAACTTGCAGGTTCAGGAAGGTCTGTTATCACAATGGACGTTTACAGTGGTGTATGGCAGCCCAAACAAATCACTAAGAAGGAGGTTGTTTGCCGATCTATCCTCAGATAATATGAGAACACAGCAATGTTGGTTAATTTGTGGTGACTTCAATGCGGTTACAAGTAGGGAAGAAGTGAGCAACCCAGGCTGTTTCAACAATACTAGAAGTGTCGATTTCGTGGAATGGATTTTTAGAGAAGGGCTAGTGGATCTTGGTTTCGAGGGTCCTAAATTTACCTGGAGGCGGGGAGAAAACACATCACATTACAAAGCGGCGAGACTTGACAGAGCATTTGGAAACGAGGACTGGAAATTGAGTTTCCCAAATACGAAGATAGAGCACCTCCCGATCATCAATTCTGATCATGCACCTTTGCTTATAACAACTAACCCCATTGTGACTTTTGATGGGAATAGGAAGTTCTGA